One stretch of Gadus chalcogrammus isolate NIFS_2021 chromosome 14, NIFS_Gcha_1.0, whole genome shotgun sequence DNA includes these proteins:
- the sinhcafl gene encoding SIN3-HDAC complex associated factor, like, which yields MFGFHKSKIYRSNDGCCICKTKSSSSRFTDSGRYEETFRLCFGLSEDRVGDICNACVLLVKRWKKLPNGSKKNWNHVVDARAGPGFKLTKPKKMKTGDVKRKSKLKKLHKFKRQNSDAQSTTSSMSPSQSPSYSNQSDDGSDIESKQRRSTPTAFSFLDRSYWKRQKICCGIVYKGRFGEVIIDPRLFKPCCSSKKQNTLVPAQVAPHLPDTLPAPVPEELKETW from the exons ATGTTTGGCTTTCATAAGTCCAAGATCTACCGGAGTAATGATGGATGTTGTATCTGTAAAACCAAGTCCTCAAGTTCACGTTTTACAGACAGCGGTCGTTATGAAGAAACCTTCAGGCTGTGTTTTGG TTTGTCAGAAGACCGTGTTGGAGATATCTGCAATGCTTGTGTTCTGTTGGTAAAGAGATGGAAAAAGCTACCGAATGGCTCAAAGAAGAACTGGAATCAC GTTGTGGATGCCAGAGCAGGACCAGGCTTCAAATTAACTAAACCTAAGAAGATGAAGACAGGGGATGTGAAGAGGAAAAGCAAGCTTAAAAAACTTCACAAGTTTAAGAGGCAAA ACTCTGATGCCCAAAGCACCACATCCAGTATGTCTCCTTCCCAGTCCCCCAGCTACAGCAACCAGTCGGACGATGGTTCTGATATTGAGTCCAAGCAGAGGCGTTCTACTCCCACTGCCTTCTCTTTCCTTGACCGCTCCTACTGGAAAAG ACAGAAGATATGCTGTGGCATTGTCTACAAAGGACGGTTTGGGGAGGTGATCATTGATCCTCGGTTATTTAAGCCCTGCTGCAGTTCTAAGAAGCAGAACACCCTGGTGCCCGCACAGGTTGCACCACACCTTCCAGACACGCTTCCTGCACCAGTCCCAGAAGAGCTGAAAGAAACCTGGTGA
- the scube2 gene encoding signal peptide, CUB and EGF-like domain-containing protein 2 isoform X1, producing MGAIWIARNFCLFLLLLNTRQSTALPESQDQCADESDGCHIDAICQNTQGSYKCTCKAGFKGDGKHCEDVDECDFEYNGGCVHECNNIPGNYRCTCHDGFHLAHDGHNCLDVDECKFNNGGCQHTCVNTMGSYECRCNQGFFLSDNQHTCIHRSVEGLNCMNKEHGCAHICKETPKGGVACECRPGFELARNQRDCIITCNHGNGGCQHICEDMEDGPICRCHVRYTLQPDKSSCVERDEATAEPMEHNITAFTEVDKRVKRRLLMETCAVNNGGCDCTCKDTSTGVRCSCPVGFTLQPDGKTCKDIDECELHNGGCEHFCKNTIGSFECNCRKGFKLLSDERSCQDIDECFFQRTCDHTCVNSPGSFECVCNKGYTLYGLAHCGDVNECSVNGGGCEHHCENNPGGFECHCQPGYKLHWNKKDCIETEGFALSTPTSRPTLNCSKQGGGDRCSLTCQSQVHISSGTEDSYTLTCGMPLPCLAEAQKNNSGLNCFGSEMSSISRIKATATFRSGPGKCNLKRSQERLKETLNTAHSDSGSLFTENVQFSYVSLHCSSAGRRAQRHRNGRRAGEEEGSSITARFELDVNLEEVTAESCDLPCVRRRSEKRLRKTIRTLRKSINREQFHIHFAGSDYELSKSLLQTVDPQEHCVAGQVLAGRRCVSCSAGTFYDGDLGRCVLCAAGTYQDEEGQMACELCPGPEGKADSKVVGARNISECGGQCTEGHYSHDGFIPCVPCPLGSYQPEVGRTSCFLCGGNLVTKHLSAVSFQQCETKVQCSPGHYYNTSTHRCIRCPMGTYQVEFGQNYCTACPGNTTTDFDGSTNIMQCKNRHCGGELGDFSGYIESPNYPGNYPANVECTWTINPPPKRRILIVVPEIFLPIEDECGDYLVMRKSSLSNSVTTYETCQTYERPIAFTSRSKRLWIQFKSNEGNSGKGFQVPYVTYDEDYQELIEDIVRDGRLYASENHQEILKDKKLMKALFDVLAHPQNFFNYTAQESREMFPKSFIRFLRSKVLRFLRP from the exons ATGGGAGCTATTTGGATTGCGAGgaacttttgtttgtttttgctctTGTTAAATACTCGCCAAAGCACAGCACTACCAGAGAGTCAAG ATCAATGCGCAGATGAAAGTGATGGCTGTCACATCGATGCTATTTGTCAAAATACCCAAGGCTCATACAAGTGCACGTGTAAAGCAGGCTTTAAAGGAGATGGCAAACACTGTGAAG ACGTTGATGAATGTGACTTTGAGTACAATGGCGGCTGTGTACACGAGTGTAACAACATACCAGGCAATTATCGGTGCACTTGCCACGATGGATTCCATCTAGCGCACGACGGCCACAATTGTTTAG ATGTGGATGAGTGTAAATTCAACAATGGAGGGTGCCAGCACACATGTGTCAACACAATGGGAAGCTATGAGTGTCGCTGCAATCAAGGTTTCTTTCTGAGTGACAACCAGCACACATGCATCCATCGCTCTGTGG AGGGCCTCAACTGTATGAATAAGGAGCATGGTTGCGCTCACATCTGCAAAGAGACCCCCAAGGGAGGCGTTGCCTGTGAGTGCCGCCCAGGCTTCGAGTTGGCAAGGAATCAGAGAGACTGCATCA TTACCTGTAACCATGGCAATGGGGGTTGCCAGCACATCTGTGAGGACATGGAAGATGGCCCCATATGTAGGTGTCACGTCAGGTACACCCTGCAGCCAGACAAAAGCTCCTGTGTAG AGCGAGATGAAGCCACTGCTGAGCCAATGGAGCACAACATCACAGCCTTCACTGAGGTCGATAAACGTGTGAAACGAAGACTGCTCATGG AGACGTGCGCGGTAAACAATGGGGGGTGTGACTGCACCTGTAAAGACACATCCACGGGCGTACGCTGCAGCTGCCCGGTTGGCTTCACTCTGCAGCCGGATGGAAAAACATGCAAAG ATATCGATGAATGTGAACTCCACAACGGCGGCTGTGAGCACTTTTGTAAGAACACCATTGGGAGTTTTGAGTGTAACTGCAGGAAGGGCTTCAAGCTGCTGAGTGATGAGCGTTCTTGCCaag ATATAGACGAGTGCTTCTTCCAGAGGACATGTGACCACACGTGTGTGAACTCCCCCGGtagttttgagtgtgtgtgcaacaaAGGCTACACCCTGTATGGACTGGCCCACTGTGGGG ACGTAAACGAATGCAGTGTGAATGGGGGTGGCTGTGAGCACCACTGTGAGAACAACCCGGGAGGATTTGAATGCCACTGCCAACCCGGCTATAAGCTCCACTGGAACAAGAAGGACTGTATTG AGACTGAGGGTTTCGCACTTTCCACACCCACTTCCCGGCCCACGCTGAACTGCAGcaaacagggaggaggagaccgcTGTTCCCTGACCTGCCAATCCCAAGTCCACATCAGCAGTG gaacGGAGGATTCCTATACTCTGACCTGTGGAATGCCTTTGCCCTGCTTGGCTGAGGCGCAGAAGAACAACAGTGGCCTGAACTGCTTCG GTTCAGAAATGTCCAGCATTTCCCGCATCAAGGCCACTGCCACCTTTAGGTCGGGGCCTGGAAAATGCAACCTCAAGCGAAGTCAAGAGAGGCTTAAGGAGACTCTAAACACTGCACACTCAG ATAGCGGGTCCCTCTTCACGGAGAACGTCCAGTTCAGCTACGTGAGCCTGCATTGCTCGTCCGCCGGAAGGAGAGCGCAGCGCCATCGGAACGGCaggagagcaggggaggaggagggctcctCAATCACGGCTCGGTTTGAGTTGGATGTGAACCTAGAGGAGGTAACAG CAGAGAGCTGTGACCTGCCGTGTGTGCGCCGGCGCTCCGAGAAGAGGCTGAGGAAGACCATCCGGACCCTGAGAAAGTCCATCAACCGGGAACAGTTCCATATCCACTTTGCTGGCTCCGACTACGAGCTCTCCAAGAGCCTGCTCCAGACCGTGGACCCGCAGGAACATTGTGTGGCCGGACAGGTGCTGGCGGGCAGGAGATGCG TGAGCTGCTCGGCGGGGACCTTCTATGACGGGGACCTAGGGAGGTGTGTCCTGTGTGCAGCTGGAACCTATCAGGACGAGGAGGGGCAGATGGCCTGCGAGCTCTGTCCCGGGCCCGAAGGGAAAGCCGACTCCAAGGTGGTCGGGGCTCGTAACATCTCTGAGTGTGGAG gtcagTGTACCGAGGGTCACTATTCCCACGATGGCTTCATCCCCTGCGTGCCTTGCCCTCTGGGATCCTACCAACCAGAGGTCGGTCGAACCTCTTGCTTTCTTTGTGGGGGGAACCTGGTCACCAAGCACCTCTCTGCTGTGTCCTTCCAGCAGTGTGAGACCAAAG TCCAGTGCTCCCCAGGACATTACtacaacacaagcacacatcgTTGTATCCGCTGTCCCATGGGAACATACCAAGTGGAGTTTGGACAAAACTACTGCACAGCTTGCCCCGGAAACACCACCACGGACTTTGACGGCTCCACGAACATCATGCAGTGTAAAA ACCGACATTGTGGCggagagctgggagatttcagTGGCTACATCGAGTCGCCCAACTACCCCGGAAACTATCCGGCCAACGTGGAGTGCACCTGGACGATCAACCCTCCACCCAAACGCAGGATCCTCATCGTGGTCCCCGAGATCTTCCTGCCCATTGAGGATGAGTGTGGAGACTATCTGGTTATGAGAAAAAGCT CTCTCTCCAACTCTGTGACAACCTACGAAACCTGTCAGACGTACGAGCGGCCAATTGCTTTCACGTCCCGCTCCAAGAGACTGTGGATTCAGTTCAAGTCCAACGAGGGAAACAGTGGCAAAGGCTTCCAGGTCCCATATGTGACTTATGATG AGGACTACCAAGAGTTAATCGAAGATATAGTCAGAGATGGAAGATTATATGCTTCAGAAAATCACCAGGAAATTCTTAAG GACAAGAAACTCATGAAGGCGTTGTTTGATGTTTTGGCCCATCCACAGAACTTTTTCAACTACACAGCCCAAGAGTCCAGGGAAATGTTCCCCAAGTCATTCATCAGATTCCTTCGCTCTAAAGTCCTGAGATTTTTACGCCCATAG
- the scube2 gene encoding signal peptide, CUB and EGF-like domain-containing protein 2 isoform X2, whose product MGAIWIARNFCLFLLLLNTRQSTALPESQDQCADESDGCHIDAICQNTQGSYKCTCKAGFKGDGKHCEDVDECDFEYNGGCVHECNNIPGNYRCTCHDGFHLAHDGHNCLDVDECKFNNGGCQHTCVNTMGSYECRCNQGFFLSDNQHTCIHRSVEGLNCMNKEHGCAHICKETPKGGVACECRPGFELARNQRDCIITCNHGNGGCQHICEDMEDGPICRCHVRYTLQPDKSSCVERDEATAEPMEHNITAFTEVDKRVKRRLLMETCAVNNGGCDCTCKDTSTGVRCSCPVGFTLQPDGKTCKDIDECELHNGGCEHFCKNTIGSFECNCRKGFKLLSDERSCQDIDECFFQRTCDHTCVNSPGSFECVCNKGYTLYGLAHCGDVNECSVNGGGCEHHCENNPGGFECHCQPGYKLHWNKKDCIETEGFALSTPTSRPTLNCSKQGGGDRCSLTCQSQVHISSGTEDSYTLTCGMPLPCLAEAQKNNSGLNCFGSEMSSISRIKATATFRSGPGKCNLKRSQERLKETLNTAHSDSGSLFTENVQFSYVSLHCSSAGRRAQRHRNGRRAGEEEGSSITARFELDVNLEEVTESCDLPCVRRRSEKRLRKTIRTLRKSINREQFHIHFAGSDYELSKSLLQTVDPQEHCVAGQVLAGRRCVSCSAGTFYDGDLGRCVLCAAGTYQDEEGQMACELCPGPEGKADSKVVGARNISECGGQCTEGHYSHDGFIPCVPCPLGSYQPEVGRTSCFLCGGNLVTKHLSAVSFQQCETKVQCSPGHYYNTSTHRCIRCPMGTYQVEFGQNYCTACPGNTTTDFDGSTNIMQCKNRHCGGELGDFSGYIESPNYPGNYPANVECTWTINPPPKRRILIVVPEIFLPIEDECGDYLVMRKSSLSNSVTTYETCQTYERPIAFTSRSKRLWIQFKSNEGNSGKGFQVPYVTYDEDYQELIEDIVRDGRLYASENHQEILKDKKLMKALFDVLAHPQNFFNYTAQESREMFPKSFIRFLRSKVLRFLRP is encoded by the exons ATGGGAGCTATTTGGATTGCGAGgaacttttgtttgtttttgctctTGTTAAATACTCGCCAAAGCACAGCACTACCAGAGAGTCAAG ATCAATGCGCAGATGAAAGTGATGGCTGTCACATCGATGCTATTTGTCAAAATACCCAAGGCTCATACAAGTGCACGTGTAAAGCAGGCTTTAAAGGAGATGGCAAACACTGTGAAG ACGTTGATGAATGTGACTTTGAGTACAATGGCGGCTGTGTACACGAGTGTAACAACATACCAGGCAATTATCGGTGCACTTGCCACGATGGATTCCATCTAGCGCACGACGGCCACAATTGTTTAG ATGTGGATGAGTGTAAATTCAACAATGGAGGGTGCCAGCACACATGTGTCAACACAATGGGAAGCTATGAGTGTCGCTGCAATCAAGGTTTCTTTCTGAGTGACAACCAGCACACATGCATCCATCGCTCTGTGG AGGGCCTCAACTGTATGAATAAGGAGCATGGTTGCGCTCACATCTGCAAAGAGACCCCCAAGGGAGGCGTTGCCTGTGAGTGCCGCCCAGGCTTCGAGTTGGCAAGGAATCAGAGAGACTGCATCA TTACCTGTAACCATGGCAATGGGGGTTGCCAGCACATCTGTGAGGACATGGAAGATGGCCCCATATGTAGGTGTCACGTCAGGTACACCCTGCAGCCAGACAAAAGCTCCTGTGTAG AGCGAGATGAAGCCACTGCTGAGCCAATGGAGCACAACATCACAGCCTTCACTGAGGTCGATAAACGTGTGAAACGAAGACTGCTCATGG AGACGTGCGCGGTAAACAATGGGGGGTGTGACTGCACCTGTAAAGACACATCCACGGGCGTACGCTGCAGCTGCCCGGTTGGCTTCACTCTGCAGCCGGATGGAAAAACATGCAAAG ATATCGATGAATGTGAACTCCACAACGGCGGCTGTGAGCACTTTTGTAAGAACACCATTGGGAGTTTTGAGTGTAACTGCAGGAAGGGCTTCAAGCTGCTGAGTGATGAGCGTTCTTGCCaag ATATAGACGAGTGCTTCTTCCAGAGGACATGTGACCACACGTGTGTGAACTCCCCCGGtagttttgagtgtgtgtgcaacaaAGGCTACACCCTGTATGGACTGGCCCACTGTGGGG ACGTAAACGAATGCAGTGTGAATGGGGGTGGCTGTGAGCACCACTGTGAGAACAACCCGGGAGGATTTGAATGCCACTGCCAACCCGGCTATAAGCTCCACTGGAACAAGAAGGACTGTATTG AGACTGAGGGTTTCGCACTTTCCACACCCACTTCCCGGCCCACGCTGAACTGCAGcaaacagggaggaggagaccgcTGTTCCCTGACCTGCCAATCCCAAGTCCACATCAGCAGTG gaacGGAGGATTCCTATACTCTGACCTGTGGAATGCCTTTGCCCTGCTTGGCTGAGGCGCAGAAGAACAACAGTGGCCTGAACTGCTTCG GTTCAGAAATGTCCAGCATTTCCCGCATCAAGGCCACTGCCACCTTTAGGTCGGGGCCTGGAAAATGCAACCTCAAGCGAAGTCAAGAGAGGCTTAAGGAGACTCTAAACACTGCACACTCAG ATAGCGGGTCCCTCTTCACGGAGAACGTCCAGTTCAGCTACGTGAGCCTGCATTGCTCGTCCGCCGGAAGGAGAGCGCAGCGCCATCGGAACGGCaggagagcaggggaggaggagggctcctCAATCACGGCTCGGTTTGAGTTGGATGTGAACCTAGAGGAGGTAACAG AGAGCTGTGACCTGCCGTGTGTGCGCCGGCGCTCCGAGAAGAGGCTGAGGAAGACCATCCGGACCCTGAGAAAGTCCATCAACCGGGAACAGTTCCATATCCACTTTGCTGGCTCCGACTACGAGCTCTCCAAGAGCCTGCTCCAGACCGTGGACCCGCAGGAACATTGTGTGGCCGGACAGGTGCTGGCGGGCAGGAGATGCG TGAGCTGCTCGGCGGGGACCTTCTATGACGGGGACCTAGGGAGGTGTGTCCTGTGTGCAGCTGGAACCTATCAGGACGAGGAGGGGCAGATGGCCTGCGAGCTCTGTCCCGGGCCCGAAGGGAAAGCCGACTCCAAGGTGGTCGGGGCTCGTAACATCTCTGAGTGTGGAG gtcagTGTACCGAGGGTCACTATTCCCACGATGGCTTCATCCCCTGCGTGCCTTGCCCTCTGGGATCCTACCAACCAGAGGTCGGTCGAACCTCTTGCTTTCTTTGTGGGGGGAACCTGGTCACCAAGCACCTCTCTGCTGTGTCCTTCCAGCAGTGTGAGACCAAAG TCCAGTGCTCCCCAGGACATTACtacaacacaagcacacatcgTTGTATCCGCTGTCCCATGGGAACATACCAAGTGGAGTTTGGACAAAACTACTGCACAGCTTGCCCCGGAAACACCACCACGGACTTTGACGGCTCCACGAACATCATGCAGTGTAAAA ACCGACATTGTGGCggagagctgggagatttcagTGGCTACATCGAGTCGCCCAACTACCCCGGAAACTATCCGGCCAACGTGGAGTGCACCTGGACGATCAACCCTCCACCCAAACGCAGGATCCTCATCGTGGTCCCCGAGATCTTCCTGCCCATTGAGGATGAGTGTGGAGACTATCTGGTTATGAGAAAAAGCT CTCTCTCCAACTCTGTGACAACCTACGAAACCTGTCAGACGTACGAGCGGCCAATTGCTTTCACGTCCCGCTCCAAGAGACTGTGGATTCAGTTCAAGTCCAACGAGGGAAACAGTGGCAAAGGCTTCCAGGTCCCATATGTGACTTATGATG AGGACTACCAAGAGTTAATCGAAGATATAGTCAGAGATGGAAGATTATATGCTTCAGAAAATCACCAGGAAATTCTTAAG GACAAGAAACTCATGAAGGCGTTGTTTGATGTTTTGGCCCATCCACAGAACTTTTTCAACTACACAGCCCAAGAGTCCAGGGAAATGTTCCCCAAGTCATTCATCAGATTCCTTCGCTCTAAAGTCCTGAGATTTTTACGCCCATAG
- the scube2 gene encoding signal peptide, CUB and EGF-like domain-containing protein 2 isoform X3 encodes MGAIWIARNFCLFLLLLNTRQSTALPESQDQCADESDGCHIDAICQNTQGSYKCTCKAGFKGDGKHCEDVDECDFEYNGGCVHECNNIPGNYRCTCHDGFHLAHDGHNCLDVDECKFNNGGCQHTCVNTMGSYECRCNQGFFLSDNQHTCIHRSVEGLNCMNKEHGCAHICKETPKGGVACECRPGFELARNQRDCIITCNHGNGGCQHICEDMEDGPICRCHVRYTLQPDKSSCVERDEATAEPMEHNITAFTEVDKRVKRRLLMETCAVNNGGCDCTCKDTSTGVRCSCPVGFTLQPDGKTCKDIDECELHNGGCEHFCKNTIGSFECNCRKGFKLLSDERSCQDIDECFFQRTCDHTCVNSPGSFECVCNKGYTLYGLAHCGDVNECSVNGGGCEHHCENNPGGFECHCQPGYKLHWNKKDCIAESCDLPCVRRRSEKRLRKTIRTLRKSINREQFHIHFAGSDYELSKSLLQTVDPQEHCVAGQVLAGRRCVSCSAGTFYDGDLGRCVLCAAGTYQDEEGQMACELCPGPEGKADSKVVGARNISECGGQCTEGHYSHDGFIPCVPCPLGSYQPEVGRTSCFLCGGNLVTKHLSAVSFQQCETKVQCSPGHYYNTSTHRCIRCPMGTYQVEFGQNYCTACPGNTTTDFDGSTNIMQCKNRHCGGELGDFSGYIESPNYPGNYPANVECTWTINPPPKRRILIVVPEIFLPIEDECGDYLVMRKSSLSNSVTTYETCQTYERPIAFTSRSKRLWIQFKSNEGNSGKGFQVPYVTYDEDYQELIEDIVRDGRLYASENHQEILKDKKLMKALFDVLAHPQNFFNYTAQESREMFPKSFIRFLRSKVLRFLRP; translated from the exons ATGGGAGCTATTTGGATTGCGAGgaacttttgtttgtttttgctctTGTTAAATACTCGCCAAAGCACAGCACTACCAGAGAGTCAAG ATCAATGCGCAGATGAAAGTGATGGCTGTCACATCGATGCTATTTGTCAAAATACCCAAGGCTCATACAAGTGCACGTGTAAAGCAGGCTTTAAAGGAGATGGCAAACACTGTGAAG ACGTTGATGAATGTGACTTTGAGTACAATGGCGGCTGTGTACACGAGTGTAACAACATACCAGGCAATTATCGGTGCACTTGCCACGATGGATTCCATCTAGCGCACGACGGCCACAATTGTTTAG ATGTGGATGAGTGTAAATTCAACAATGGAGGGTGCCAGCACACATGTGTCAACACAATGGGAAGCTATGAGTGTCGCTGCAATCAAGGTTTCTTTCTGAGTGACAACCAGCACACATGCATCCATCGCTCTGTGG AGGGCCTCAACTGTATGAATAAGGAGCATGGTTGCGCTCACATCTGCAAAGAGACCCCCAAGGGAGGCGTTGCCTGTGAGTGCCGCCCAGGCTTCGAGTTGGCAAGGAATCAGAGAGACTGCATCA TTACCTGTAACCATGGCAATGGGGGTTGCCAGCACATCTGTGAGGACATGGAAGATGGCCCCATATGTAGGTGTCACGTCAGGTACACCCTGCAGCCAGACAAAAGCTCCTGTGTAG AGCGAGATGAAGCCACTGCTGAGCCAATGGAGCACAACATCACAGCCTTCACTGAGGTCGATAAACGTGTGAAACGAAGACTGCTCATGG AGACGTGCGCGGTAAACAATGGGGGGTGTGACTGCACCTGTAAAGACACATCCACGGGCGTACGCTGCAGCTGCCCGGTTGGCTTCACTCTGCAGCCGGATGGAAAAACATGCAAAG ATATCGATGAATGTGAACTCCACAACGGCGGCTGTGAGCACTTTTGTAAGAACACCATTGGGAGTTTTGAGTGTAACTGCAGGAAGGGCTTCAAGCTGCTGAGTGATGAGCGTTCTTGCCaag ATATAGACGAGTGCTTCTTCCAGAGGACATGTGACCACACGTGTGTGAACTCCCCCGGtagttttgagtgtgtgtgcaacaaAGGCTACACCCTGTATGGACTGGCCCACTGTGGGG ACGTAAACGAATGCAGTGTGAATGGGGGTGGCTGTGAGCACCACTGTGAGAACAACCCGGGAGGATTTGAATGCCACTGCCAACCCGGCTATAAGCTCCACTGGAACAAGAAGGACTGTATTG CAGAGAGCTGTGACCTGCCGTGTGTGCGCCGGCGCTCCGAGAAGAGGCTGAGGAAGACCATCCGGACCCTGAGAAAGTCCATCAACCGGGAACAGTTCCATATCCACTTTGCTGGCTCCGACTACGAGCTCTCCAAGAGCCTGCTCCAGACCGTGGACCCGCAGGAACATTGTGTGGCCGGACAGGTGCTGGCGGGCAGGAGATGCG TGAGCTGCTCGGCGGGGACCTTCTATGACGGGGACCTAGGGAGGTGTGTCCTGTGTGCAGCTGGAACCTATCAGGACGAGGAGGGGCAGATGGCCTGCGAGCTCTGTCCCGGGCCCGAAGGGAAAGCCGACTCCAAGGTGGTCGGGGCTCGTAACATCTCTGAGTGTGGAG gtcagTGTACCGAGGGTCACTATTCCCACGATGGCTTCATCCCCTGCGTGCCTTGCCCTCTGGGATCCTACCAACCAGAGGTCGGTCGAACCTCTTGCTTTCTTTGTGGGGGGAACCTGGTCACCAAGCACCTCTCTGCTGTGTCCTTCCAGCAGTGTGAGACCAAAG TCCAGTGCTCCCCAGGACATTACtacaacacaagcacacatcgTTGTATCCGCTGTCCCATGGGAACATACCAAGTGGAGTTTGGACAAAACTACTGCACAGCTTGCCCCGGAAACACCACCACGGACTTTGACGGCTCCACGAACATCATGCAGTGTAAAA ACCGACATTGTGGCggagagctgggagatttcagTGGCTACATCGAGTCGCCCAACTACCCCGGAAACTATCCGGCCAACGTGGAGTGCACCTGGACGATCAACCCTCCACCCAAACGCAGGATCCTCATCGTGGTCCCCGAGATCTTCCTGCCCATTGAGGATGAGTGTGGAGACTATCTGGTTATGAGAAAAAGCT CTCTCTCCAACTCTGTGACAACCTACGAAACCTGTCAGACGTACGAGCGGCCAATTGCTTTCACGTCCCGCTCCAAGAGACTGTGGATTCAGTTCAAGTCCAACGAGGGAAACAGTGGCAAAGGCTTCCAGGTCCCATATGTGACTTATGATG AGGACTACCAAGAGTTAATCGAAGATATAGTCAGAGATGGAAGATTATATGCTTCAGAAAATCACCAGGAAATTCTTAAG GACAAGAAACTCATGAAGGCGTTGTTTGATGTTTTGGCCCATCCACAGAACTTTTTCAACTACACAGCCCAAGAGTCCAGGGAAATGTTCCCCAAGTCATTCATCAGATTCCTTCGCTCTAAAGTCCTGAGATTTTTACGCCCATAG